ATCTAAGTCCCAAAAGAGAGAGCAATTTATGGTGAAAAATCCATCGTAAGCAATCTGGTTACGGTATTGTGGGTGATACCATCAACCACTTTACCGATGATGGGACAAGTATCCCCTGAAGAGAGAAGAGGTCAATTAGAAAAGGCTTTTACTTCGAGCAAGTGCGGCCGCCTACCGTCATGGCCGCACAGGCAGCTTTGTGGTGTGCGGATTAGAGACAGCAGGCGGCCTAGAAGATGCGATAGGACAAACTTGTCCCCTAACTAACAACAGCACTACTCATCCCCATCTCTCCATGAATAAGCCATGCTTCCATCTCGGCAAAACTCTGCACTCGGCCCGTGGCTTGAATTTCCATGCCCAATTGCTTGCCAATCTGAGTAATGGAAAAGATGCCGCGAACAAGGGGTCCTGTTGTCTCGGTACTTCGATCCAGCACGAGCGCATGTTGCCGTCGTGCCTCCCGTAGTACTTCCACCACATCGCCAACGCTGGCCTGGTAAACGTCTTCCATATCTAGGGCCTCGAGCTGGTTGCGCGGTGTCATGACATGGGCTACCTGAATCTCACTATGGGGTATATGTTCCTGTGAAATAAGCCTGATTGGCTTTTCACCTAGGATATCATGGGCCGTAATAGCACCAATAACTGCGCCGTCGGAGGCGGTAACAAGTAAAAGACGCACTCCCTCGCTTATCATTTTCTGCAATGCGGAATCAATGCTGAGATCGGAGGATACCGTGACTGCCTTGACCCGGCGCAGATCGGTCATAACATCGATAGCTGGACTAGCCATCGTGACTTTTTCCGGTAGGTTCTGCAAAAATTGGAACACCTGGGTGTTCTTGGGAAGCGAATGAGTCGCGAGTTTGAAATAGCCATTATCCATTAGATGATTACCTCATAGAAAAAATGATACAACGCGAACACACCATAACGGCCCCCTTTCCGGGATAATCACGTATTCCCCCTGGATCGAGGAAAACTAAGGAAAGCGGGTAAAAAACTCTACTTTTCATTTGTCCACTGTGCCCTAGCCCTGTCGCACCGGCTCCAAACGCTAATGCATGACGCTTGAAGTCAAGCCCCTTAGCAATTAGCTACTCCGGTACACTGGCATCGCCCTCAGACGGCGGTAAGCAGGTTACCGTTCTGATCTCGCATCACCAGCTTGTTATCCTTGGCAAAGCCGATCAGAAAATCGAAAAGCATTGGGTTTTCCAATTGCAACTCCGCATCCACCATTACGCACTTTATTCCCTGGGGTGACACCCCCATGTTAAGATGCGGGTTAAATATAGCAGTATGATTGGAGCTGTAGCTGGCTCCCGTGTAATATAGACGCTCGGCCCAATTACTAGGGCGAAATCTTTCATCCCTAGCAGTAATACCGTAGATAAAGACTCTTTTGACGCCAAGAGATTCGGCGTCGATGGCATTACTATCGACTTCATCCGGTGCGGATGCGCCGTTAACGACAAATCGCACCTGTTGCCCCCGGAGCTTTTCGCCCAGATAATAGGACTCCTTAGCTTTAGGGATCTGACTATCAGCGGAGGGCGTTCCAATAGCTCCAGCCCCCGCTCCCAATGCGGCCATGAAGAACCATGAAATTAACCGCTTGAATTTCCGGATGATCCCGTTTCCAGTTTTTTGTATGGAATTCATAGTGCAACCTCCTAAAGCAATGACGGTTTGTTGCTTTTGATCATCGTAAAAGAATTTTATGCAAGTTATGTGCTATAGCTCTTTAAGCTATGGTTAACTTACTCAATAACTGGAAGAAATAAAGCGATCAACCCGCCGGCAGGGAACGAATATTGAGAGAAAAGGGTGATTCCCCCCACTCCAGTGGGGGGATTTCAACAGTAGGGGGATTTCAACTAGCAATATAGGCGCATGAGTAGATTGGCAACAGCGCTGATAAATTCAGAATCAATTCTACTGTGTTGTTAAGGGGAAGGTTTGAGCATCACCAAAAGGGTTAAAGCTATTGGGGTGCGCCGCTTGGAATCAACGATTTTTAATCGGGGCGGCATCTGAGCTGGGCGGAAGCATCACTGTTGGAATCTGGCGAAGGAGAGGCTGCCTGCTCAAGGGGGCGCCCCAGTAGCATATCCAAAAAGGCGCGCCGGGTGACTTTGTCCAAATGGCGGAAAGTACGAAAGCGAACATGCTGATTCTGCCGTGCAAGATCCAACTCGATGCCCCATAAAGGGATGAGCTGAGTAGGTAACATAGCATAGCGGATATCGCCAAGTATACAAGGTTGATTTGGATACTGGATTATGTATCCATCCGAGAAATCCGTGAATCGATCAATATCCTGAGCCAGGACTGATCCGGTTTTAAGTCCATCCAGCCTTTCCGGGGAAAAATGTTCAATGGAGCTGCCAGGATAAATGCGTGGCTCGCTAAAGACGCCAGCGCGTACCGCATTTACATAAAACCGTCCATTGGTTTCGTAAATGGTACGCCACAAAATAATATTACCTAAGGTTGGTTTGGCTTCTAGCCGTTCTATCCGCTGACCCTGGCTTTCGGCAAAGGTCGTTATAAAATTTTCTACCCGCTCCCGTTGTGCAAGACCAACCAACAGATAAAGAACGGCAATGCCTAGTCCTAGACGGGCCGGCAACGGCGTAGATTTGAGCAGGCCCCACCCCAAAGCGATAATCAGCACTCCAGAAAATAAGGGATCGACGACGGCAATTAAATTCCAAGCAATTCGCGCCTCCGACACCGGCCAGAAGAGCTGTGTGCCATAGCTGGTACAGGCATCCAACAAACCGCTGGGCAAATAACCGAGTACAGCAAGAGGATATAACTGCCCAAAATTGATGCGCCGCCGCAGAAATGGCCAGAGCAGTACTGTAGCGACCAATCCTCCAATAGGGACAAATAGGAGAGAATGGGTGAACTGCCGATGGTATTCAAGGACGAGGAGGGGATCATCTGGAGAGCGGATAAAGATATCCGCATCAGCCAACAATCCAGCTATAAATCCCACTGCGGCAGCCAAACGCGCCTGGGATGGGCGGGCAGCCGATTGGGCGACTACCGCACCTAGCAAACCTTGAGTCACAATATCCACTAGGTAAACCGATCTTGCCCGGAGGAGGCAGTGTAGAGAAACCTAGGAGAATACTTGCTGGAATAAGCAACTGCTGCGGTTAACATTTTATGGCTTTGGCGGATTTTTGGATTATGGCCATATTGCTGGCACCAGGACAGGAATGTAGTCTTGCTGTAGGTAAGGGGCAAAAAGCAAGCGAGGAACAACCTGCGGATAAAAAT
This sequence is a window from Nitrosococcus oceani ATCC 19707. Protein-coding genes within it:
- a CDS encoding DUF3579 domain-containing protein is translated as MNSIQKTGNGIIRKFKRLISWFFMAALGAGAGAIGTPSADSQIPKAKESYYLGEKLRGQQVRFVVNGASAPDEVDSNAIDAESLGVKRVFIYGITARDERFRPSNWAERLYYTGASYSSNHTAIFNPHLNMGVSPQGIKCVMVDAELQLENPMLFDFLIGFAKDNKLVMRDQNGNLLTAV
- a CDS encoding CBS domain-containing protein encodes the protein MDNGYFKLATHSLPKNTQVFQFLQNLPEKVTMASPAIDVMTDLRRVKAVTVSSDLSIDSALQKMISEGVRLLLVTASDGAVIGAITAHDILGEKPIRLISQEHIPHSEIQVAHVMTPRNQLEALDMEDVYQASVGDVVEVLREARRQHALVLDRSTETTGPLVRGIFSITQIGKQLGMEIQATGRVQSFAEMEAWLIHGEMGMSSAVVS
- a CDS encoding metal-dependent hydrolase produces the protein MDIVTQGLLGAVVAQSAARPSQARLAAAVGFIAGLLADADIFIRSPDDPLLVLEYHRQFTHSLLFVPIGGLVATVLLWPFLRRRINFGQLYPLAVLGYLPSGLLDACTSYGTQLFWPVSEARIAWNLIAVVDPLFSGVLIIALGWGLLKSTPLPARLGLGIAVLYLLVGLAQRERVENFITTFAESQGQRIERLEAKPTLGNIILWRTIYETNGRFYVNAVRAGVFSEPRIYPGSSIEHFSPERLDGLKTGSVLAQDIDRFTDFSDGYIIQYPNQPCILGDIRYAMLPTQLIPLWGIELDLARQNQHVRFRTFRHLDKVTRRAFLDMLLGRPLEQAASPSPDSNSDASAQLRCRPD